A genomic region of Peromyscus eremicus chromosome 19, PerEre_H2_v1, whole genome shotgun sequence contains the following coding sequences:
- the Plac8l1 gene encoding PLAC8-like protein 1 — protein sequence MSWLGHPLSRGHEDTSLLRTHMSLFSLMSSEDEHFISDLRSQVPARAVVKQPIRGASGRTTVTAIVQTGGDWSTGLFSACRDRKICFCGLFCPMCLECDTARHYGECLCWPLLPGSTFALRIGTRERHKIQGTLCEDWMVVHCCWPFSVCQVARELKMRTPQLYEICAVPAPKDTLV from the exons ATGAGCTGGCTCGGGCATCCCCTCTCCAGGGGCCACGAGGACACTTCCTTGCTCAGGACACACATGTCACTCTTCTCACTCATGTCGTCTGAAGATGAGCATTTCATCTCCGACTTGAG GAGCCAAGTACCAGCTCGTGCGGTGGTGAAGCAACCTATCCGCGGAGCCAGTGGCAGGACCACGGTCACAGCTATTGTTCAGACTGGTGGAGACTGGAGCACCGGCCTCTTCAGTGCCTGCAGAGATAGGAAAATCT GTTTCTGTGGTCTCTTTTGTCCCATGTGTCTTGAGTGTGACACTGCCAGGCATTATGGAGAGTGTCTTTGTTGGCCACTGTTACCAGGGTCTACCTTTGCATTGAGAATTGGCACCAGAGAGAGACATAAGATACAG GGGACACTCTGTGAAGACTGGATGGTGGTGCATTGCTGCTGGCCTTTCTCGGTCTGTCAGGTGGCCCGAGAACTCAAGATGAGAACCCCCCAGCTCTACGAAATCTGTGCAGTGCCAGCGCCCAAGGACACCCTGGTTTGA